Proteins encoded within one genomic window of Pseudalkalibacillus sp. SCS-8:
- a CDS encoding PH domain-containing protein: MRDEPSQQIAPRALTVWRIYGALNSLFLVILTIVSFVIAFLTPIPLWISFVILLIAIIIIYLLVYLLPKIRYRVWRYEVREFEIELKYGLFIIRKVLIPMVRVQHVDTKQGPILRHFDLSSVTISTAATVHEIPALDNETADQVRDYISKMARVTEEDV; this comes from the coding sequence ATGCGCGATGAACCATCACAACAAATTGCACCACGAGCGCTGACCGTTTGGCGCATATACGGAGCATTGAACAGTTTGTTCCTCGTTATTCTTACAATTGTAAGCTTTGTCATAGCGTTTTTAACGCCAATCCCGTTATGGATTTCGTTTGTAATTTTATTGATTGCCATCATAATCATTTACCTTCTCGTCTATTTGCTGCCCAAGATTCGATATCGAGTATGGCGGTATGAAGTACGTGAGTTTGAAATTGAATTGAAATATGGTCTCTTCATAATTCGAAAAGTGTTGATCCCAATGGTCAGGGTGCAGCATGTCGATACGAAACAAGGACCTATACTGCGACACTTTGATTTATCTTCCGTAACGATATCCACTGCTGCAACGGTTCATGAGATCCCAGCTTTGGATAATGAAACGGCAGACCAGGTAAGAGATTACATATCCAAAATGGCCAGGGTGACTGAAGAAGATGTTTGA
- a CDS encoding PH domain-containing protein, with protein sequence MFEPTRLHPLAAGLSFLKMLKEWLVPLVIFFFVGPGNEGGLVWMRIAPFLFILLLGIYGIIHWLRFTYHVEGEELKIEYGVFVRKKRYIPKKRIQSIDYTQGIFHRFFNVVKVSIETAGGAGGGAEASLAAIRKSDADELASILREDKETEQGESEKGEEPIYTYSLPLKDLVIAASTSGGLGVLLPLAGTFGSQFDTFIPEDFYVLAFNWLSGFSWVIIAAMAFISVFIAWFISFIGVIFKYANFRLKRYEDRIVITRGLLEKRELTFPLQRVQGLRVVENILRQPFGYGTVHVESAGGAGPELGVSAMLFPIIKKSRLNEELKHILPGYELPEDMHALPKRSLRRYILRALLPGLLLIPTFWLVPSSFWFLYLVPIIVLIFWGVIRFKDSKWLIEGKSFFMQDRFISRTLLITEKRRMQDFEVQQSIFQRRYDLVTMKTAILSGGVGRTYELKDIDRNAGKDNFHWFIRS encoded by the coding sequence ATGTTTGAACCGACTCGATTACACCCATTAGCTGCAGGATTATCTTTTTTGAAGATGTTGAAAGAATGGCTGGTTCCGTTGGTTATCTTCTTTTTCGTTGGGCCCGGGAATGAAGGCGGACTGGTATGGATGAGAATCGCTCCATTCCTTTTCATTCTTTTATTAGGGATATATGGGATCATCCATTGGCTTCGCTTCACCTACCACGTTGAGGGTGAGGAATTGAAAATTGAATATGGTGTATTTGTCCGAAAGAAACGATATATACCGAAAAAAAGGATTCAATCCATCGATTATACACAAGGAATCTTCCACCGTTTCTTCAATGTCGTCAAAGTGAGCATTGAAACAGCGGGTGGTGCAGGTGGAGGCGCAGAAGCATCGTTAGCGGCAATACGAAAATCAGATGCAGATGAACTTGCTTCCATATTGCGTGAGGATAAAGAGACAGAGCAGGGAGAGAGTGAAAAGGGAGAGGAACCGATTTATACGTATTCCCTGCCCTTAAAAGATCTGGTCATCGCTGCTTCTACCTCAGGAGGTCTTGGTGTGCTTTTACCGCTTGCGGGTACATTCGGGTCGCAATTCGATACCTTCATTCCGGAGGATTTCTATGTTCTAGCATTCAACTGGTTAAGCGGATTCAGTTGGGTCATTATCGCGGCGATGGCGTTCATTTCTGTTTTCATCGCCTGGTTCATTTCCTTTATAGGCGTCATTTTCAAGTATGCGAACTTCCGGTTGAAACGCTATGAGGATCGGATCGTCATAACGAGAGGTCTGTTGGAAAAGAGGGAACTTACTTTTCCGTTGCAACGGGTGCAAGGGTTGAGGGTCGTTGAAAACATTCTTCGGCAACCGTTCGGCTATGGAACCGTCCACGTCGAAAGCGCAGGTGGGGCTGGTCCGGAGCTTGGGGTGTCAGCTATGCTCTTTCCAATCATTAAGAAGTCGCGGTTGAATGAAGAATTGAAGCATATCCTGCCTGGTTATGAATTACCTGAGGATATGCATGCTTTACCAAAGCGCTCGTTAAGAAGATATATCCTTCGAGCTTTATTACCTGGGCTTCTTCTTATTCCGACTTTTTGGCTTGTGCCATCGAGCTTTTGGTTCCTCTATCTGGTTCCAATCATTGTACTGATCTTTTGGGGAGTCATCCGCTTTAAGGACAGCAAATGGTTGATCGAAGGTAAATCCTTTTTTATGCAAGACCGTTTCATTTCAAGGACGTTATTGATAACCGAGAAGAGACGTATGCAGGACTTTGAAGTTCAACAGTCCATTTTTCAAAGGCGCTACGATTTGGTAACGATGAAAACCGCCATACTCTCTGGAGGAGTCGGAAGAACATACGAACTGAAAGACATTGATCGGAATGCAGGTAAAGACAATTTCCATTGGTTTATTCGAAGTTAG
- a CDS encoding antibiotic biosynthesis monooxygenase family protein: MFIVHSTVQVPTEKADEVIDIYRNRSRSVDQAEGFLSFELLQNDKSPEELTVQIKFEDKQSYLNWVRSDDFKRIHELEKKYPDKELAGIIPKVQMYSVVAT; encoded by the coding sequence ATGTTCATTGTTCATTCAACGGTACAGGTCCCGACGGAAAAAGCTGATGAAGTCATCGATATCTATCGGAATCGTTCGCGATCAGTTGATCAAGCAGAAGGATTCTTATCCTTTGAGCTCCTACAGAACGATAAATCACCTGAAGAGCTTACCGTCCAGATTAAATTCGAGGATAAGCAGAGCTATTTGAACTGGGTCAGAAGTGACGACTTTAAACGGATTCATGAATTGGAGAAGAAATATCCAGATAAAGAATTAGCTGGAATCATCCCGAAAGTCCAGATGTACAGTGTGGTCGCTACATGA
- a CDS encoding B12-binding domain-containing protein — MKEDIQKFTHYLLEGDEVSCESFINEMPDKEDVIKVFHFLTTAMQHIGELWENNEITVADEHLATATCDYVLSQYKYNHITRKKGKSNGLKAMFFCLENEQHYLGTKIVSSIFEYYGWETRLFGANLPLEYAESQAKEWKPQLIGISVAILYHLPKLKGYLDALSRIPNAPIMMVGGRLSGLYDLRQYSTEETIILKSIQDVQRWIMEHRTEGNKYGENNKHSSSLFSNQ; from the coding sequence ATGAAAGAGGACATACAAAAGTTCACGCATTATTTGCTTGAGGGTGATGAAGTAAGCTGTGAATCATTTATTAATGAAATGCCTGATAAAGAGGATGTTATCAAGGTGTTTCACTTCCTTACAACAGCGATGCAGCATATAGGTGAGCTATGGGAGAATAATGAGATTACCGTTGCGGATGAACATCTTGCTACAGCTACCTGTGATTATGTCCTATCGCAGTATAAGTACAACCATATTACGCGTAAAAAAGGAAAGTCCAATGGTCTGAAAGCCATGTTTTTCTGCCTTGAGAATGAACAGCATTATCTCGGTACAAAAATCGTATCTAGTATCTTCGAGTACTACGGTTGGGAAACACGATTATTCGGAGCAAACCTGCCCTTGGAATATGCCGAGTCTCAAGCAAAAGAGTGGAAGCCGCAATTGATTGGCATTTCTGTTGCGATTTTATATCATTTACCTAAACTAAAGGGTTATCTCGATGCACTCAGTCGAATTCCAAATGCACCGATCATGATGGTTGGAGGGCGACTAAGTGGATTGTACGACCTTCGACAGTATAGTACTGAAGAGACGATCATCCTTAAGAGCATACAAGATGTCCAACGCTGGATAATGGAGCATCGTACTGAGGGGAATAAATATGGTGAAAACAACAAACATTCCAGTTCCTTATTTTCAAATCAATAA
- a CDS encoding rhomboid family intramembrane serine protease — protein MFVRTESLRSFIRLYPIITTIIAIHILLFIGVNVIPDLLRLTAGINIYILAGEYWRLLTPIFIHEAFPHMLFNSFSLYLFGPALERMLGKFRFIIGYLGAGVIANVATLFLQGPGYSHIGASGAIFGLFGLYVYLIYARRDLIDQQNTQIVMTILVLSLVMTFVTPRINILGHLFGLVGGAALGPILLMGIGKRY, from the coding sequence GTGTTTGTACGAACGGAAAGCCTTCGTTCATTCATCCGTCTCTATCCTATTATCACCACAATTATCGCCATACACATCCTCCTTTTCATTGGAGTAAATGTCATTCCTGATTTGTTACGGCTCACAGCAGGAATCAACATCTATATCCTTGCAGGAGAATATTGGAGATTGTTAACACCGATCTTCATACACGAAGCATTTCCACATATGTTGTTCAATTCCTTTTCATTATATCTATTCGGACCTGCTTTAGAGAGGATGCTCGGTAAGTTCAGATTCATCATCGGCTATCTCGGTGCAGGGGTGATTGCGAATGTGGCGACACTCTTTTTACAAGGGCCGGGTTATTCGCACATCGGTGCGTCGGGTGCAATCTTTGGATTATTCGGCTTATATGTGTACTTGATTTATGCACGAAGAGACCTCATTGATCAACAGAATACCCAAATTGTTATGACCATACTGGTACTGAGCTTAGTCATGACATTCGTCACTCCTAGAATTAATATTCTTGGCCACCTTTTCGGCTTGGTTGGGGGAGCTGCACTTGGACCCATCCTCTTGATGGGAATAGGAAAACGTTATTGA
- the acpS gene encoding holo-ACP synthase has translation MITGIGIDIVEIERIRKTHERQPKFAQRVLTRLELDRFQSFKGRKSMEFLAGRFAAKEAYAKAVGTGIGKHLSWQDIEIMSDENGKPTIHSQYDGVIHVSISHSNEYAVAQVILESSSS, from the coding sequence GTGATTACGGGTATTGGAATTGACATCGTAGAAATAGAAAGGATAAGAAAGACGCATGAGCGCCAGCCGAAATTTGCGCAACGGGTGTTAACCCGCCTGGAGCTGGATCGGTTTCAATCTTTTAAAGGAAGAAAGAGCATGGAATTCCTCGCAGGGAGATTTGCCGCGAAGGAGGCTTATGCGAAAGCGGTGGGAACGGGTATCGGAAAGCATTTAAGCTGGCAGGATATCGAAATCATGTCCGATGAAAACGGCAAACCGACCATACATAGTCAGTATGATGGCGTTATTCACGTCTCCATTTCACATAGTAACGAGTATGCAGTAGCCCAAGTCATTCTCGAAAGCTCGTCAAGCTAG